TCGCGTGGTTCAGCTCGTCGCTGATCACCGCGTCGTTCTCGTCGAGCAGCGTCTCGAACAGCCCGCCGTTCGCGTCGAAGCAGCTCGAATAGAGGATGCTGTCCTCGGTGCCGAGAAACGCGGCCAGCGCGCTTTCCAGTTGCTTGTGCACGGTTTGCGTGCCGCAGATGAAGCGCACCGATGCCATGCCGAAGCCGTCCTGGTCGAGGCCGGCCTTCGCCGCGTCGATCAGGCGCGAATCGTTCGCCAGACCCAGATAGTTGTTCGCGCAGAAATTGAGCACGCCGGCACCACCGGCGAGCCGCACGTCCGCCGCCTGGGGACTCGCGATCTCGCGCTCGGTCTTGTAAAAACCGTCCGCGCGGATCTGGTCCAGCGTCCCGCGCACCTGGGCGAGAAAGGCATCACGCATCGCAAAGCTCCTGACAGGGTTTCGCATTCCGCAACGCGCCACTCGTGGCGGCGGCGCAACGGCCTGCTACTGTTATAGTCGGTCGTTCGGTTGACCGCATTTATCCGATATTCCGAACTAGAATTCGAAATATCGAACAACTCTAAGCGAACGGAATCCAAATGGCAAGTTCCTCCGGTTCGCGGCGCACACCTGCCAGCGCCGCACCGCAACCGCCGGCCGCAACGCCGCCGCGTGTCGGCGAGCAGATCCAGCGGCTGCGCAACGAACGCAAGCTGACACTCGACGACCTGTCGCGCGCGGCCGGCGTATCGAAATCGATGCTCTCCGAGATCGAACGCGACAAGGCCAACCCGACGATCGCCGTTGCGTGGCGGCTGACGAATGCACTCGGCATCACGCTCGACGAGCTGTTCTCGCAGCCGAAGGCAGCCGAGACCATCCGCGTCGACGGCCCGCACGACATCCCGACGCTCGCCGGCCATGACGGCCGCTACCAGTTGCGCGTTTGGGGCCCGATCGACCTCGCCGGCAAGTTCGAGTGGTACGAGCTGACGCTGCCTGGCGGCGGCGCACTGATATCGAACGCCCACGAACCCGGCACGCGCGAGCACCTCACCGTGCTGCAGGGCGCGATGGAAATCGAAGCCGCGGCAGCCAGCCGGCGCCTGAAAGTGGGCGACACCGCGCGCT
This window of the Burkholderia lata genome carries:
- a CDS encoding helix-turn-helix domain-containing protein, translated to MASSSGSRRTPASAAPQPPAATPPRVGEQIQRLRNERKLTLDDLSRAAGVSKSMLSEIERDKANPTIAVAWRLTNALGITLDELFSQPKAAETIRVDGPHDIPTLAGHDGRYQLRVWGPIDLAGKFEWYELTLPGGGALISNAHEPGTREHLTVLQGAMEIEAAAASRRLKVGDTARYPADEPHAIRNPGKAEARALLIVIHR